CCAACAGGTTAGCAAATTTCATATTCGAATTTCAGACTGCAAAAGCTTttcttgagaaagaaaaaggacagACCAGTGATAGAGTCCAAGAAGGATGATGATCTAGTTGGTGAAGAAGACAAAGAGCTATATGTTGAGCGTATACGGATGGAAACAATGAAGTTGAGGTTTGTGGTGTTCTTAATTTGTTATGCCATCACAATCACAATAAGCTGCTATATTTCCCCTGTGCTCTGATATTTTCTTTCATTTAAATATTTAATGTAGCCTGCGGAACTTAATTGGCAAGATCACAATCCAAGAGCCTACATTTGAAGAGGTGATTGTCTTGTACAGGTACAACTCATAATGGTTTCGGTTTGAGGTTGCTGACAAAAATGTCTGCTGTCCTGGTTGTGAAATGGTTGCGAGATCTCAAATGGTTGCTTGTATGATTCCTGTAAACGACCATGCCAGAACTGATTTCTGATAGCATGTGTTTTACTTCAGGAAGAAAAGTCCGAAGGGCCAGGATGATAGAGCAATTCATGTAAAGCACTTCAAAAATATTCCGATGGCAGATATGGAGTTGGTTCTGGTTAGTGCTGGAGCTACATTTTCTAAAGAAAGATGTGTGATCACATCTGTATTTATATATTCAACTAGACTTCTGCTGAACAGAATTATGATATTTGCAGCCCGAGAAGAAAAACCCGAGCCTCACACCAATGGACTGGGTCCAATTCATTGTTTCTGTTGTTATTGGACTTGTAAGTCGAATGGAACTGGTCTGACTTGATTCATTGATTTTGGTGCTCTCCATTTGATGATTACCTCTGCCACATTGCTCAGGTTACACTCATTGGTTCACTTGAAATGCCTAAAGCTGATTTCTGGGTTGTGATTGCCATCCTTTCTGCTCTGGCTGGATATTGCGCTAAGATCTATTTTTCGTGAGTCACACTCGATTTATTATTTGACAATGTATTCATTCCGTCAGTACTTTGTACTATGTGGATGATTGaatagagttttttttttgttcttttgacCTGCTAGGATTACTCCAGAACACATTCACGAAACGCACTTTGTCTTCTCTGCTTCTTTTCAGCCCTTATTAACTAGGATGTTCCTGTATTTGCCTTAGAGGCTGTGTTGAGTGGTCTTCTGAATAATTTACCTTTTGCTGCAGGTTTCAACAGAACATGGCAACCTATCAAAACCTGATCACCCAATCAATGTATGACAAACAACTAGATAGTGGGAAAGGCACACTTCTGCACCTCTGTGATGATGTGATTCAGCAGGAAGTAAGTATAAACATGTAGTACTTTCTTAAGAATCAGCAAAAGTGAGTCTTGTGTTCATAGGAAGTTTCAACTCACAATTTGTTTACATATATGTGATTTCTGATGTTCAGGTCAAGGAGGTCATAATTTCCTATTATATATTAATGGAAAATGGAAAGGCTACTATCGAGGTATATTTTGTCATTTAGACTATGTTTTTCATGTGAAGTTATTTTTATGCAAGTACAAAGGTTGGGTTAAAATATTCTTTGTTGTCCAATGTTAGGATCTTGATTTGCAATGTGAAGAGCTAATCCAGGAAGAGTTTGGTTTGCAATGCAACTTTGAAGTGATTGATGCTCTTCAAAAGTTAGAGAGACTTGGTATTGTTACAAGAGTGAGTTCTTAGTTCTTacagccttttttttcttgctttgtTGCATCCTTGCATCGCCAGATCATACGAAAGGTTTCTCATAAACTTTATT
The Brachypodium distachyon strain Bd21 chromosome 2, Brachypodium_distachyon_v3.0, whole genome shotgun sequence genome window above contains:
- the LOC100835927 gene encoding uncharacterized protein LOC100835927 encodes the protein MPAAAAAEAKMGRDKEVVRLERESVIPVMKPKLIMKLAYLIERESDREEFLKLCKRVEYTIRAWYHLQFDDMMELFALFDPVHGAKKLQQQNFSSDEVDILEQNFLTYFFQVMQKSNFNIVSDDEVELAHSGQYLLNLPIKVDEAKLDNKLLTKYFKEHHHDNLPEFSDKYVIFRRGIGLDRTSDFFFMEKVDMIITRTWRWLLEKTRLQKLFLRKKKDRPVIESKKDDDLVGEEDKELYVERIRMETMKLSLRNLIGKITIQEPTFEEVIVLYRKKSPKGQDDRAIHVKHFKNIPMADMELVLPEKKNPSLTPMDWVQFIVSVVIGLVTLIGSLEMPKADFWVVIAILSALAGYCAKIYFSFQQNMATYQNLITQSMYDKQLDSGKGTLLHLCDDVIQQEVKEVIISYYILMENGKATIEDLDLQCEELIQEEFGLQCNFEVIDALQKLERLGIVTRDSIGRICCLPLKRSNEIIGATTEELVMKARQS